A single window of Zea mays cultivar B73 chromosome 10, Zm-B73-REFERENCE-NAM-5.0, whole genome shotgun sequence DNA harbors:
- the LOC103641631 gene encoding G-type lectin S-receptor-like serine/threonine-protein kinase At2g19130, producing MHLLAALCGILFSLLHTPTCSAATDTLSRGGSLAGDARLVSSNGKYALGFFETNSNNPTHNASNSYLGIWFHKVPKLTPVWSANGDNPVSSPASPELMISDDGNLVIIADDGTKVWWSTQANITANTTVVVAVLLADGNLVLRSSSNSSDVFWQSFDHPTDTLLPGAKLGRNKVTGLDRRFVSRRNSNDQAPGVYSMGLGPGALDESMRLSWRSTEYWSSGEWNGRYFDAIPEMSGPRYCKYMFVTSGPEFYFSYTLVNESTAFQVVLDVSGQWKVRVWDWDRNDWITFSYSPRSKCDVYAVCGAYGICSNNAGPLCSCMKGFSVRSPEDWEMEDRAGGCIRDTPLDCNATSMTDKFYPMPFSRLPSNGMGLQNATSAESCEGSCLSSCSCTAYSYGQGGCSLWHDDLTNVAADDDTGETLYLRLAAKEVQSWQDRHRHGMVTGVSVAVGVSTATVITLVLVSLIVMMIWRRSSSHPADSDQGGIGIIAFRYADIKRATNNFSEKLGTGGFGSVFKGCLGESVAIAVKRLDGAHQGEKQFRSEVSSIGIIQHVNLVKLVGFCCEGDRRLLVYEHMPNRSLDFHLFHQSAHGGGTTGLRWDIRYQIALGVARGIAYLHHSCRDCIIHCDIKPQNILLDASFVPKIADFGMAKFLGRDFSRVLTTMRGTVGYLAPEWISGTAITSKVDVYSYGMVLLDIVSGRRNAGREASTDGDCCHAKCCFPVQVVDKLLNGGVGSLVDASLGGDVNLDDVERVCRVACWCVQDNEYDRPTMVEVVQFLEGLSEPDMPPMPTFLHAIAGGSP from the coding sequence ATGCATCTCCTTGCCGCTCTTTGCGGCATCCTTTTCTCCCTGCTGCACACTCCTACATGCTCGGCAGCGACAGATACACTCTCGCGCGGTGGTTCGCTGGCCGGAGACGCGAGGCTTGTCTCCAGCAACGGCAAGTACGCACTCGGCTTCTTCGAGACCAACAGCAACAATCCCACGCACAACGCCTCCAACTCGTATCTTGGAATATGGTTCCACAAAGTCCCCAAGCTGACACCCGTGTGGAGCGCCAACGGGGACAATCCGGTCTCCAGCCCTGCTTCGCCGGAGCTCATGATCTCCGACGACGGCAACCTGGTCATCATAGCCGACGACGGCACCAAGGTCTGGTGGTCTACCCAGGCCAACATCACGGCCAACACCACCGTCGTCGTCGCTGTTCTGTTGGCCGACGGGAACCTTGTCCTGcggagctcctccaactcctcggACGTATTCTGGCAGAGCTTCGACCACCCAACCGACACCCTGCTGCCCGGTGCGAAGCTGGGCAGAAACAAGGTCACCGGTCTGGACCGCCGTTTTGTTTCAAGAAGGAATTCGAACGACCAAGCTCCTGGTGTTTATTCCATGGGCCTAGGTCCTGGCGCCCTTGATGAGAGCATGAGGCTCTCATGGAGATCTACGGAGTACTGGTCCTCCGGTGAGTGGAACGGCAGATACTTCGACGCAATACCGGAGATGTCGGGTCCTCGTTACTGCAAGTATATGTTCGTTACCAGTGGCCCAGAGTTCTACTTCTCCTACACCTTGGTGAACGAGAGCACAGCGTTTCAGGTCGTGCTAGATGTCTCTGGCCAATGGAAGGTGCGCGTATGGGACTGGGACAGAAACGACTGGATCACGTTCAGCTACTCTCCAAGAAGCAAATGTGATGTCTATGCTGTCTGTGGAGCCTACGGGATCTGCTCTAACAACGCAGGTCCGTTGTGCTCCTGCATGAAGGGATTCTCTGTAAGGTCGCCTGAGGACTGGGAAATGGAGGACAGGGCTGGCGGGTGCATCAGAGACACTCCATTGGATTGCAACGCGACAAGCATGACAGATAAGTTCTATCCCATGCCATTTAGTAGGCTGCCCAGTAATGGCATGGGTCTGCAGAACGCTACAAGCGCGGAATCATGTGAGGGATCTTGTTTGAGTAGCTGCTCTTGCACTGCATATTCCTACGGCCAAGGCGGTTGCTCTCTGTGGCACGACGACCTAACCAATGTAGCAGCTGATGATGACACTGGCGAGACTCTCTACCTTCGCCTTGCCGCGAAAGAGGTCCAAAGCTGGCAAGACCGCCATAGACATGGAATGGTCACCGGTGTAAGTGTTGCTGTGGGCGTAAGCACTGCCACTGTGATCACCCTAGTGTTGGTCTCTCTAATTGTGATGATGATCTGGAGGCGAAGCAGTAGTCATCCGGCGGACAGCGACCAGGGTGGCATCGGGATCATCGCATTCAGGTACGCTGATATAAAACGCGCAACTAACAATTTCTCGGAGAAGCTAGGCACGGGTGGCTTCGGCTCCGTATTTAAGGGGTGCCTAGGTGAGTCGGTCGCCATAGCCGTGAAGAGGCTAGACGGCGCCCACCAGGGAGAGAAGCAGTTCAGGTCCGAGGTGAGCTCAATAGGCATCATCCAGCATGTCAACTTGGTTAAACTCGTCGGGTTCTGCTGCGAAGGTGACAGGAGACTCCTTGTCTACGAGCACATGCCGAACCGTTCCCTCGACTTCCACCTGTTCCACCAGAGCGCGCATGGCGGTGGCACCACCGGTTTGCGCTGGGACATCAGGTATCAGATAGCTCTCGGTGTTGCCAGAGGCATAGCGTACCTGCACCATAGCTGCCGAGACTGCATCATACACTGTGACATCAAGCCGCAGAACATACTTCTCGACGCGTCCTTCGTTCCGAAGATCGCGGACTTCGGAATGGCCAAGTTTCTCGGGAGGGATTTCAGCCGCGTCCTGACTACGATGAGAGGAACTGTTGGGTACCTCGCCCCTGAATGGATCAGCGGAACAGCCATCACATCGAAGGTCGATGTTTACAGCTACGGCATGGTTTTGCTGGATATCGTATCGGGAAGGAGGAACGCCGGCAGAGAAGCTTCCACCGACGGTGATTGTTGCCATGCCAAGTGTTGTTTCCCTGTGCAGGTCGTGGACAAGCTTCTCAACGGAGGCGTCGGAAGCCTTGTGGATGCAAGCTTGGGCGGCGATGTCAACCTAGACGACGTTGAAAGAGTCTGCAGAGTTGCGTGTTGGTGCGTTCAGGATAATGAGTATGATCGCCCTACAATGGTTGAGGTGGTACAGTTTCTCGAAGGCCTGTCTGAGCCTGATATGCCTCCCATGCCAACATTCCTTCATGCTATCGCTGGTGGATCGCCTTGA